A part of Larimichthys crocea isolate SSNF chromosome VII, L_crocea_2.0, whole genome shotgun sequence genomic DNA contains:
- the eif3k gene encoding eukaryotic translation initiation factor 3 subunit K isoform X1 has protein sequence MSSSFEQMRANVGKLLRGIDRYNPENLATLERYVETQARENAYDLEANLAVLKLYQFNPAYFQTQVTSQILLKALTNLPHTDFTLCKCMIDQTHQQEERPIRQILYLGNLLETCHFQSFWTSLEENRELIDGITGFEDSVRKFICHVVGITYQTIEHRLLAEMLGDPLDTQVKVWMNKYGWTENEEGQIFIFNQEESVKPKNIVEKIDFESVSSIMATSQ, from the exons ATGTCGTCGTCTTTCGAGCAGATGAGGGCGAACGTGGGGAAGCTCCTGCGGGGCATCGACAG GTACAACCCAGAAAACCTTGCAACGCTGGAGCGTTACGTGGAGACACAAGCCAGAGAAAACGCCTACGACCTGGAGGCCAACCTGGCCGTCCTGAAGCT GTACCAGTTCAACCCGGCGTACTTCCAGACTCAGGTGACCTCCCAGATTCTGCTGAAGGCGCTGACCAACCTGCCACACACCGACTTCACTCTGTGCAAGTGCATGATCGACCAGACTCAC CAGCAAGAGGAACGCCCCATCAGACAGATCCTCTACCTGGGGAACCTGCTGGAGACGTGCCACTTCCAGAGCTTCTGg ACGAGTCTTGAGGAGAACAGAGAACTCATCGATGGCATTACTGGTTTTGAGGACTCTGTTCGCAAGT tcATCTGCCACGTCGTCGGCATCACCTACCAGACCATCGAGCACCGGTTACTGGCTGAGATGCTGGGAGACCCGCTGG acaCGCAGGTGAAGGTTTGGATGAATAAGTACGGCTGGACGGAGAATGAGGAAGGACAAATCTTCATCTTCAACCAGGAGGAGAGCGTCAAGCCCAAAAACATCGTGGAGAAGATCGACTTTGAGA GTGTTTCCAGCATCATGGCCACATCTCAGTGa
- the eif3k gene encoding eukaryotic translation initiation factor 3 subunit K isoform X2 — MSSSFEQMRANVGKLLRGIDRYNPENLATLERYVETQARENAYDLEANLAVLKLYQFNPAYFQTQVTSQILLKALTNLPHTDFTLCKCMIDQTHQEERPIRQILYLGNLLETCHFQSFWTSLEENRELIDGITGFEDSVRKFICHVVGITYQTIEHRLLAEMLGDPLDTQVKVWMNKYGWTENEEGQIFIFNQEESVKPKNIVEKIDFESVSSIMATSQ; from the exons ATGTCGTCGTCTTTCGAGCAGATGAGGGCGAACGTGGGGAAGCTCCTGCGGGGCATCGACAG GTACAACCCAGAAAACCTTGCAACGCTGGAGCGTTACGTGGAGACACAAGCCAGAGAAAACGCCTACGACCTGGAGGCCAACCTGGCCGTCCTGAAGCT GTACCAGTTCAACCCGGCGTACTTCCAGACTCAGGTGACCTCCCAGATTCTGCTGAAGGCGCTGACCAACCTGCCACACACCGACTTCACTCTGTGCAAGTGCATGATCGACCAGACTCAC CAAGAGGAACGCCCCATCAGACAGATCCTCTACCTGGGGAACCTGCTGGAGACGTGCCACTTCCAGAGCTTCTGg ACGAGTCTTGAGGAGAACAGAGAACTCATCGATGGCATTACTGGTTTTGAGGACTCTGTTCGCAAGT tcATCTGCCACGTCGTCGGCATCACCTACCAGACCATCGAGCACCGGTTACTGGCTGAGATGCTGGGAGACCCGCTGG acaCGCAGGTGAAGGTTTGGATGAATAAGTACGGCTGGACGGAGAATGAGGAAGGACAAATCTTCATCTTCAACCAGGAGGAGAGCGTCAAGCCCAAAAACATCGTGGAGAAGATCGACTTTGAGA GTGTTTCCAGCATCATGGCCACATCTCAGTGa
- the zgc:85932 gene encoding calpain-9, which translates to MKKSLSVSSESSLPPLEDDVDSVCSDELLGSQSRRWLADLLTADMPPESGDVNTVGRDGLFVDYHFPLGELEMQSNVKWKRPKEICQSPQFIVNGATRLDVRQGKLNDCWLLSAIASLSVHRSLLEKVMPLDQGFQDGYNGSFTFRFWQYGQWEEVKIDDLLPTQGDNLIYLSSPEQQEFWSSLLEKAYAKLKGGYRALDMGFPHEAMVDMTGGVTEVLNVVSLPRDLPVLLRDLLAKGALINCATCQGPLEQRNELGIMYRHAYSLTAVERVKTAYGTEDLVRILNPWGNTEWLGPWSDLNSPEWKTVSPEEQKRLGRVSREDGEFWMSVSDFRQNFELMEVCHLTDALSTLGSKAQPWSCVKHHGDWVPSITAGGSPRGGLFWQNPQFYFDLSETDNNTENSQKTCSFVLALMQKHQRRKGISLSIALHVYPARSKNTYLTPQDLSMVRPVLWSSLYSSRREVVLRGSLKPGHYIIIPSTAEPNQQGSFLLRVLTEKGNDAIPAVKPAPKDISLTELSFPHQAALPSPKATKQLFKKHCNKKGLCKPVHLHSLLTEAIQGGVLAGSEKNLALEHCKSLVVLMDSQGIAQLSWPEFQGLWDKIRKWTDIFLVFDKDKTKHLEYQEVAPALKAAGIMVDDLIMQLVGLRYTEPNMTISYPGFLYLLMKLESMIHKFQAYDMVGMGTVTISYRQWLHMTMYN; encoded by the exons ATGAAGAAGTCTCTGAGCGTGTCCTCTGAAAGCTCCCTGCCTCCCCTGGAGGATGACGTGGACTCGGTCTGCTCAGACGAGCTGCTCGGCTCTCAGTCCCGCCGGTGGCTGGCGGACCTCCTGACCGCAGACATGCCTCCAGAGAGCGGGGACGTGAACACGGTGGGCCGGGACGGACTGTTCGTGGACTATCACttccccctgggagagctggagaTGCAGTCCAATGTCAAGTGGAAGCGACCAAAG GAGATCTGTCAATCGCCTCAGTTCATAGTAAATGGAGCTACACGCCTGGATGTCCGCCAGGGAAAACTCA ATGACTGCTGGTTACTTTCTGCTATCGCATCTCTCTCCGTGCATCGCTCCCTGCTCGAGAAGGTCATGCCTCTGGATCAGGGCTTCCAGGATGGCTACAACGGCAGCTTCACCTTCAGG TTCTGGCAGTACGGTCagtgggaggaggtgaagatAGACGACTTGTTGCCAACTCAGGGTGACAACCTGATCTACCTCAGCTCCCCAGAACAACAGGAGTTCTGGAGCTCCCTGCTGGAGAAGGCCTACGCCAA GCTGAAAGGTGGCTACAGAGCTCTGGACATGGGCTTCCCTCATGAGGCCATGGTCGATATGACGGGTGGGGTGACTGAGGTATTGAACGTCGTCTCATTGCCCAGAGACCTGCCAGTCCTCCTCAGAGACCTGCTGGCCAAAGGAGCACTCATCAACTGTGCCACCTGCCAG gGTCCGTTGGAACAAAGGAATGAACTTGGAATCATGTACAGACACGCCTACTCTCTGACTGCAGTAGAAAGG GTGAAGACGGCATACGGCACTGAGGATTTGGTGCGAATCCTCAACCCCTGGGGCAACACAGAGTGGCTGGGGCCCTGGAGTGACTTGAACAG tCCAGAGTGGAAGACAGTGAGCCCCGAGGAGCAGAAAAGACTGGGCAGAGTCAGCCGGGAGGACGGGGAGTTCTG GATGTCGGTGTCAGACTTCAGACAGAACTTTGAGTTGATGGAGGTTTGTCACCTGACCGATGCTCTCAGCACATTGGGCTCCAAGGCGCAGCCGTGGTCCTGCGTAAAGCATCATGGGGACTGGGTGCCGTCCATCACAGCGGGGGGCTCTCCGAGAGGAG gtcTGTTCTGGCAGAATCCTCAGTTCTACTTTGACCTGTCggagacagacaacaacacagagaactCTCAGAAGACCTGCTCCTTCGTTTTGGCTCTGATGCAGAAACACCAGAGACGCAAAGGCATTAGCCTGTCCATAGCTCTGCATGTATACCCG GCCCGTTCAAAGAATACGTACCTGACGCCTCAGGACTTGAGTATGGTTCGCCCGGTCCTCTGGAGCTCCCTATACTCCTCACGTCGGGAGGTTGTTCTTCGTGGCTCCCTGAAACCAGGCCATTACATCATCATCCCTTCAACCGCCGAGCCCAATCAGCAAGGGTCGTTCCTCCTCCGGGTGCTGACAGAGAAGGGCAATGATGCCAT TCCAGCTGTCAAACCAGCACCAAAAGACATCTCTCTAACAGAG CTTTCGTTTCCTCACCAGGCTGCTCTTCCTTCTCCTAAAGCTACTAAACAACTGTTCAAGAAGCACTGCAACAAG AAAGGCTTGTGCAAACCAGTGCACCTCCACAGCCTGCTGACTGAGGCCATACAGGGAGGAG TGTTGGCCGGCAGTGAGAAGAACTTGGCTCTGGAGCACTGCAAGAGTCTGGTGGTCCTCATGGAC AGCCAAGGCATCGCTCAGCTCAGCTGGCCAGAGTTCCAGGGTTTGTGGGACAAGATCAGGAAGTGGACG GACATCTTCCTGGTGTTTGacaaggacaaaacaaagcacCTCGAGTATCAAGAGGTGGCCCCCGCTCTGAAGGCAGCAG